One window from the genome of Cryptococcus neoformans var. neoformans JEC21 chromosome 12 sequence encodes:
- a CDS encoding beta DNA polymerase, putative — MGVSFVSLFCLVSHYLSWLIDRYSTIVIISRVCTTFRFGLLTTLMPSRPPVHPYTSSSTSTGVHGHHNAAPHQLYKLFANLTFHIVPAKLEDDLARIYECIDELGGKCVGPEDAWVIVTALKGRQRLSRSLDQKWMETKQIVYVSYIFDTYQACLEHAVSPKTSTPKLPLRKNYLHVLSKEQSPIKISCRLDPGDPSISQPSTKRRKVNDGYVTAYRDDMTLLKEDVPLEGIPASCAQRPCPLVCINQDIVDAIKPIFEEREFEEAQQKNSNVLSYRRSLSMLKSVPRRITSGKEALSLQGVGEKVATRIDEFLQTGEIAESQEILASSRFNALQNFASVYTIGHFRAKELYERHHCRTLDDVKRHFADMEKDGEAKQGRGKDKRRMRGGMKEHEIVEEWMKLKNELDQKIPRKEVEEIAACVLDNLEAFIPGCEYTICGGYRRGKAQSSDVDIVFRPPKDDQDIGLLRALYLRLSELGIVTHVLQVTHRDSNQPIRAAAQNFDNLDKAFVIFKLPGEGRLHRRVDLISAPRDRYASAVLSWTGSMMFERDLKRYAENEKGHKFRAGLIKIATGEEINLETEREIFDYLGLRYIPPELRNADG, encoded by the exons ATGGGCGTCTCTTTCGTTTCGCTGTTTTGTCTTGTTTCGCATTACTTGTCGTGGCTGATAGATAGATATTCGACCATTGTTATAATATCCCGTGTCTGTACCACTTTCCGCTTTGGTTTGCTCACCACCTTAATGCCCTCCCGGCCTCCTGTCCATCCCTACACTTCCAGTTCGACTTCAACTGGGGTGCATGGCCATCACAACGCCGCCCCACATCAACTGTATAAGCTCTTTGCAAATTTGACCTTTCATATTGTACCGGccaagcttgaagatgacctTGCCCGAATTTATGAATGTATCGATGAGTTGGGGGGAAAATGTGTGGGGCCGGAGGATGCCTGGGTTATAGTCACTGCTTTAAAAGGGAGGCAAAGACTGTCGAGGTCTCTGGACCAAAAATGGATG GAGACCAAGCAAATTGTCTACGTCAGCTATATCTTCGACACCTACCAGGCATGCTTGGAACACGCTGTTTCTCCAAAAACGTCGACTCCCAAACTCCCTCTACGAAAAAATTATCTACACGTCCTTTCGAAAGAACAGTCTCCTATTAAGATTTCCTGTAGACTGGACCCTGGGGACCCAAGTATCTCACAGCCTTCTAccaaaagaaggaaagtaAACGACGGTTATGTGACAGCTTATAGGGACGATATGACTCTCttgaaagaggatgtgCCTCTCGAAGGCATCCCGGCCTCTTGCGCTCAAAGACCATGTCCTCTGGTATGCATCAATCAAGATATC GTGGACGCTATCAAGCCAATCTTTGAAGAGCGAGAGTTTGAAGAGGCACAGCAGAAAAACTCGAATGTTTTGAGCTACCGCCGAAGTCTAAGT ATGCTCAAAT CTGTGCCGAGACGAATCACATCAGGCAAGGAAGCGCTGAGTCTTCAAGGTGTGGGTGAGAAGGTGGCTACCAGA ATCGACGAGTTCTTGCAGACAGGTGAAATAGCCGAATCGCAAGAGATTTTGGCATCATCTCGGTTCAATGCGCTCCAGAATTTTGCCTCCGTGTATACTATCGGTCATTTTCGGGCCAAAGAACTATATGAGCGACATCACTGCCGGACGCTGGACGACGTTAAACGGCATTTTGCTGATatggagaaagatggagaagccAAGcaggggagagggaaagacaAAAGAAGGATGCGAGGTGGTATGAAGGAACATGAGATAGTAGAGGAGTGGATGAAGTTGAAAAATGAGCTAGATCAGAA AATTccaaggaaagaggttgaggaaatTGCTGCGTGCGTGCTGGACAATCTTGAGGCATTCATACCCGGTTGTGAATATACCATCTGTGGAGG TTATCGACGGGGCAAGGCCCAGTCAAGCGATGTTGATATTGTATTTCGCCCACCGAAAGATGATCAGGACATAGGGCTCCTACGAGCACTCTACCTTCGTCTTTCAGAGCTTGGTATCGTCACTCATGTCCTTC AGGTTACGCATCGTGATTCCAACCAGCCAATTCGTGCCGCTGCACAAAACTTTGACAATCTAGACAAGGCTTTCGTCATTTTCAAACTGCctggtgaaggaagactGCATAGAAGAGTGGATTTGATCAGTGCCCCGAGAGATCGGTATGCTAGTGCTGTATTGAGCTGGACAGGGAGTATGATGTTTGAAAGGGATCTTAA AAGATATGCCGAGAATGA AAAGGGTCACAAATTCCGAGCAGGTCTCATTAAGATTGCCACAGGGGAAGAGATTAATTTGGAAACAGAAAGAGAAATTTTTGATTATCTTGGTCTGAGATATATCCCTCCTGAGCTGAGGAACGCCGACGGATAA
- a CDS encoding expressed protein — translation MTGPKPNPTNTLPQAYKIVHQILSSAKSGLHTKDIVKQGVALYADQLPPQAFEIEEPVDERKHKGKKKHIPEPKLVPPGHPFISTNFLKHHVLPTLQSQNLIYKHAVPLEDSESAPSTSTKRGQARRQFVWSLRELPDVESQSTSWSYSEHWQRLLSGAHPKDVGSEHKHFMEQLKKDQRRQAVESGAERRTEEEIRAWEDRKVGVTTEKERGHLNKRRELKRPQKEWKRYGRWEQLFRDQGTATV, via the exons ATGACGGGCCCCAAACCCAACCCCACCAATACGCTTCCTCAAGCATACAAGATTGTCCACCAGATCCTCTCCTCAGCGAAATCTGGCCTCCATACAAAAGACATTGTCAAACAAGGTGTCGCTCTTTATGCCGACCAACTTCCCCCGCAGGCGTTTGAGATTGAAGAACCAGTTGATGAGAGGAAACACaagggcaaaaagaagcATATTCCAGAGCCCAAACTTGTTCCTCCAGGGCACCCTTTCATCTCAACCAA CTTCCTCAAGCACCACGTTCTTCCTACCCTCCAGTCCCAGAATCTTATTTACAAACACGCTGTTCCTCTAGAAGATTCTGAATCTGCTCCTTCGACATCAACGAAGCGTGGACAGGCGAGACGCCAATTCGTTTGGTCATTGAGAGAACTTCCCGACGTTGAAAGCCAATCAACGTCTTGGTCCTACTCTGAGCATTGGCAAAGGCTCCTTTCTGGAGCTCACCCAAAAGATGTTGGATCTGAGCATAAGCACTTTATGGAAcaattgaagaaggatcaGAGAAGACAAGCTGTTGAGAGCGGAGCCGAGAGGAGaacagaggaagagatcaGGGCATGGGAAGACAGAAAGGTTGGAGTGACGactgagaaggagagaggacacctgaacaagaggagggaaCTCAAGAGGCCTCagaaggagtggaagaggtATGGCAGGTGGGAGCAACTATTCAGGGATCAAGGAACCGCCACTGTTTAA
- a CDS encoding 30s ribosomal protein s13, putative: MHLLGHNLPDHKPLKIALLTFYGISHALSARLLPRLGIHSEATVAQLTEPQVTALSAYLSSPSTTARPSEQQIELAPPGGKVLKPVGHPAIFGELNKGKGKGQEDPLDDLKIETEKRRAMQADIAHLRMVGTYRGRRHAAGYPVHGQRTQTNAKSAKKHNRVERRNFGTQTFTRFTPTDLPQPPTVLSLLGRRQ; the protein is encoded by the exons ATGCACCTCCTCGGACACAACCTTCCAGATCACAAGCCCCTCAAG ATCGCGCTTTTGACATTCTACGGCATCTCTCATGCTCTCTCTGCCCGGCTTCTCCCTCGTCTCGGTATTCACTCTGAAGCCACTGTCGCTCAATTGACAGAACCCCAAGTCACCGCTCTCTCCGCATATctttcatcaccatccACCACCGCTAGACCGTCTGAACAGCAAATTGAGCTTGCTCCGCCCGGAGGAAAAGTCCTTAAGCCTGTTGGGCATCCAGCGATATTTGGAGAATTGaacaaaggaaagggaaaaggccAGGAAGACCCGTTGGATGATTTGAAGATAGAGacagaaaagaggagggcGATGCAGGCGGATATTGCGCATTTGAGAATGGTTGGAACATATAGAGGTCGGCG ACACGCAGCTGGTTACCCCGTCCACGGTCAAAGAACTCAAACAAATGCAAAGTCAGCAAAGAAACACAACCGAGTGGAACGCCGAAACTTCGGGAC ACAAACATTTACTCGATTCACCCCTACAGATCTTCCCCAGCCCCCTACTGTCCTCTCTTTATTAGGCCGACGCCAATAG
- a CDS encoding Aldehyde dehydrogenase (ALDDH), putative has product MRRTITLRHLLPLGIRSKHIMPTHAKLNVPSLGEVEVPVGLFINNEWVESTSRETFSTVNPATGQKLLDFAHAKKEDIDKAVIAARKAFKTTWGNNVLAAERGVLLNKLADLMERDSDKLAALESINSGKGIRIAREADVADSVACIRYYAGLADKIHGQTVSSFGKEKFVYTLHQPIGVCGQIIPWNYPIMMWAWKIAPALAAGCTVVMKPSELTPLSALALCDLVKEAGIPAGVINTVPGHGATAGDAISRHMDIDKVAFTGSVSTGRRISIAAAESNLKKVTLELGGKSPVIVFDSADVEEAADWAALAIWFNSGQDCCAGSRLYVQEGIFDKFLAAMKKRAEACAIGQPHDEKTSFGPLISEGQRDKVLNYIVSGKEQGARVVTGGQKWPESNDGYWIEPTILADTTPDMTIVKEEIFGPVVVAAPFKTEEEVLEVANDTSYGLAAAVFTNDTRQATRVSAALDAGTVWINQYALLHPGVPFGGFKQSGIGRELGTYGLEAYMQIKAVHNNLTQTSPWPV; this is encoded by the exons ATGAGACGAACAATTACCCTTAGACACCTTCTCCCATTAGGTATAAGATCCAAACATATCATGCCCACCCATGCGAAGCTCAATGTCCCCTCTCTCGGCGAAGTCGAAGTTCCTGTAGGATTGTTCAT CAACAATGAATGGGTAGAGTCGACTAGCAGGGAAACCTTCTCCACTGTAAACCCGGCGACTGGCCAGAAGCTCTTGGACTTTGCACatgccaagaaggaggatatAGACAAGGCCGTCATCGCCGCCCGGAAAGCCTTCAAGACCACTTGGGGAAACAATGTCCTCGCCGCTGAACGAGGAGTTT TGCTAAATAAACTGGCTGATCTGATGGAGAGGGACAGTGATAAGCTTGCTGCCCTCGAAAG TATCAACTCTGGAAAGGGTATCAGGATTGCCCG TGAAGCTGATGTCGCCGACTCTGTCGCCTGTATCCGGTACTATGCTGGTCTTGCCGATAAGATCCACGGTCAAACCGTTTCTTCATTTGGTAAGGAGAAATTTGTTTACACGCTCCACCAGCCTATCGGTGTCTGTGGCCAGATCATCCCATGGAATTACCC TATCATGATGTGGGCCTGGAAGATTGCGCCCGCCCTTGCAGCCGGCTGTACTGTCGTCATGAAGCCTTCTGAACTTACCCCCCTTTCCGCTCTGGCACTATGTGACCTGGTCAAGGAAGCCGGCATTCCAGCTGGTGTCATCAACACTGTTCCTGGCCACGGCGCAACTGCAGGTGATGCCATTTCCCGCCACATGGATATCGATAAGGTTGCTTTCACAGGTTCTGTCTCTACTGGCCGAAGGATCTCTATCGCAGCTGCCGAATCGAACCTTAAAAAGGTGACTTTGGAGCTTGGCGGCAAGTCACCTGTCATTGTGTTTGATTCAGCCgatgtggaggaggcggcggaCTGGGCTGCGTTGGCTATTTGGTTCAATTCTGGCCAAGACTGCTGCGCTGGTAGCAGA CTATATGTCCAAGAGGGCATCTTTGACAAGTTCCTTGCAGCTATGAAGAAGCGTGCAGAGGCCTGTGCCATTGGTCAGCCCCATGATGAAAAGACCTCTTTTGGCCCCCTG ATTTCCGAAGGTCAACGTGATAAGGTTTTGAACTACATCGTCTCAGGAAAGGAGCAAGGTGCTCGAGTGGTCACAGGTGGTCAGAAATGGCCGGAATCTAATGATGGTTATTGGATTGAGCCTACTATCCTTGCCGATACCACTCCGGATATGACAATagtgaaggaagaa ATCTTCGGCCCTGTGGTTGTCGCTGCTCCTTTCAagaccgaggaagaagtccTTGAAGTAGCGAACGACACTTCTTATGGCCTCGCGGCTGCAGTCTTCACCAATGATACCCGTCAAGCCACTCGAGTCTCAGCCGCGTTAGACGCTGGAACCGTCTGGATCAACCAATACGCTTTGCTGCACCCCGGAGTGCCTTTCGGTGGCTTCAAGCAGAGCGGTATCGGTCGAGAGCTCGGAACCTATGGGTTAGAGGCGTATATGCAGATCAAGGCGGTCCACAATAACTTGACCCAGACTTC TCCTTGGCCAGTGTAA
- a CDS encoding Gim complex component GIM3, putative produces MSLLPPEEEGDGVEVAWEDQQRINTFSKLNNRLSDIQDLLKAKNEEKEYYDDLSTELELADEDDPQPVMYKIGEAFFYLPLRDARRQLKGDLKKYEKEIEGLESKAEECEKGMKELKVLLYAKFGKQINLETTS; encoded by the exons ATGAGCCTC TTACCAcccgaggaagaaggtgacGGAGTCGAAGTTGCCTGGG AGGACCAGCAACGCATCAACACCTTTTCGAAACTCAACAACAGATTATCAGATATCCAAGACCTTTTAAAAGCTAAAAAT gaggaaaaggagtaCTACGATGACCTCTCCACCGAGCTCGAGCTTGCCGATGAAGACGATCCCCAGCCAGTCATGTACAAAATTGGGGAAGCGTTCTTCTACTTGCCTCTTAGAGACGCAAGAAGGCAACTGAAGGGGGATCTGAAAAAGTACGAAAAGGAGATTGAAGGGTTAGAAAGCAAAGCGGAAGAGTGCGAAAAGGGTATGAAAGAATTAAAGGTGCTCTT ATATGCCAAGTTTGGAAAGCAGATCAACCTCGAAACGACATCCTAG
- a CDS encoding expressed protein, whose amino-acid sequence MSCAHCHLHRPAPLIDIQTLEPLPAEVRNRIFVLYLEDPVDRLCAPHLIDFLLISRRMYQAHAWRLYEIIMINDKNCKTFFNGLYDLRARTKKKEVVDVLHNWSPIPYQTSDYNSERNIPVTLPHIIRKFRLLRHCRCLGFETHTAYLQFVDILGKLYKYVDKHIKGIHDLHDWAECDFFPGMTEVSFGRQFMEQYFETKSTDLTEKADSLNFRPRTRLWESMHVKHVCLFMPEWRADIPMWPNYGFISDPYLAYRFRTAALLEYIGFLGPEGGPEGSSCNLHNAHMEVLKSGWEADEVTFDLAPEELEDLEDRGESHLDEILEYSIFLFSQYLVNERKASSEQQPYRIRFTNYGTCYLSSDKRLRKLKRDEEGMDLMDYANEELQSVLDSCDFYEGQSVKVKGNTGGCRVCIQITKNKRTIALNV is encoded by the exons ATGAGCTGCGCACactgtcatcttcatcgcccCGCTCCTCTGATTGACATACAGACTTTAGAGCCCCTCCCCGCTGAAGTTCGCAACCGGATTTTCGTCCTTTATCTCGAAGATCCGGTCGACCGCCTGTGCGCTCCTCACCTCATTGACTTTCTTTTGATATCACGTCGAATGTACCAAGCGCATGCTTGGAGACTTTACGAGATCATCATGATCAATGACAAGAACTGCAAGACTTTTTTTAACGGGTTGTACGACTTGCGAGCAAGAaccaagaaaaaggaggtAGTAGACGTGCTTCATAACTGGTCGCCAATACCATACCAAACAAGTGATTATAATTCAGAACGCAACATCCCAGTGACTCTTCCCCATATTATCCGCAAGTTTCGCCTGTTGCGACACTGTCGCTGTTTGGGCTTTGAAACCCATACAGCGTACTTGCAATTCGTCGATATCCTCGGCAAGCTATACAAATATGTAGACAAACACATCAAGGGTATACATGATCTACACGATTGGGCAGAATGCGACTTCTTTCCAGGGATGACCGAAGTTTCTTTTGGTCGTCAATTCATGGAGCAATATTTCGAGACTAAATCTACCGACCTGACAGAAAAAGCAGACTCTCTTAATTTCCGCCCTCGCACGCGACTTTGGGAGTCGATGCATGTGAAACACGTCTGCCTGTTTATGCCGGAATGGAGAGCCGATATTCCTATGTGGCCTAATTATGGATTCATAAGTGATCCATATCTTGCTTATCGTTTTCGTACGGCGGCGCTGTTGGAATACATCGGGTTTTTGGGCCCTGAAGGGGGCCCTGAAGGAAGCAGTTGTAACTTACACAACGCTCACATGGAGGTCCTGAAATCAGGTTGGGAGGCCGATGAAGTGACCTTTGACCTGGCGCCTgaggagttggaagatCTTGAGGATCGGGGGGAATCTCACCTGGATGAGATACTAGAGTATTCTATCTTTTTGTTCAGTCAATACCTGGTAAATGAAAGAAAGGC GTCGAGCGAACAGCAGCCATATCGTATCCGTTTTACCAATTACGGTACATGTTATCTTTCTTCTGATAAGCGCCTGCGTAAATTGAAAcgcgatgaagaaggcatgGACTTGATGGACTATGCGAATGAAGAGCTTCAGTCCGTTTTGGACTCTTGTGATTTTTATGAGGGACAATCCGTCAAAGTGAAAGGTAATACCGGAGGTTGTAGGGTGTGCATACAGATCACGAAGAACAA ACGCACTATTGCACTTAACGTGTAG
- a CDS encoding expressed protein, with amino-acid sequence MRSNHAQYRFDKRPPLTKGSACSECKARKVRCPAEKPACSNCVRHSKTCHYPPSRSNIGRTVDGDRSTQSLRALDPPRAVTHPYSPRQRASQSQTPGPDPPRQELHQTTSNLAFFHQPSLGERNQPMPSHLDEVDLSWLLSIPDPRATDVPDMDATAQEHCLWLYFSNQVSSGMEMNIARFYERLISSDPLDRPHPALLNAMFLSVCQASPLEHIRAREESFFEKGDFALKEAIKDSASLPGNMLDLMRAAALMAEWLWGQSRKAEAVLMTSTACRIVLSAGFEHISSSTDLGGPRRELLLRTRNPICLPARDYIEIADRIYAFWDVIMLDLAASIAFGLPANIDLAQIRTPLPRPWPEYGPDPPSPDVYVSDLFKATIAQEDHYSRAHFVYIIQATILLYYSTFQNISSRYPSSWHEHHLPPLPPRRFTSHFASSPTPSSLTTANSSSSTFDLNSVVERFASSLPKELKSFEPATSDPLKAATVFMMQTILSATRMYLADTNDYESPNDAALYQARRIVDLMRITNANGALPPSLSLFILWTLACKILIREVKRLTQLGENIATIPLDADIDQLFQTFSVAAQKAPLVASVFQVLQMIRATPVSGFEQFSPGEEESPTSRSESTHVQASGEESQVPSEGNI; translated from the exons ATGAGAAGCAACCATGCCCAGTACCGTTTCGACAAGC GTCCACCTTTAACGAA AGGCTCTGCATGTAGTGAGTGTAAGGCCAGAAAGGTG AGATGCCCGGCAGAGAAGCCTGCCTGTTCAAATTGTGTGCGACACAGTAAGACTTGTCATTACCCTCCTTCCC GCTCCAACATTGGACGGACAGTGGATGGAGATCGCAGTACACAATCCCTCCGAGCCCTTGACCCTCCAAGAGC AGTGACACATCCTTACTCTCCCAGACAGCGAGCTTCTCAATCTCAGACTCCTGGCCCGGACCCACCTAGGCAAGAACTGCATCAGACTACGTCTAATTTGGCCTTCTTTCATCAACCTTCCTTAGGAGAGAGGAATCAACCAATGCCTTCACATTTGGACGAAGTTGATCTCTCATGGTTGTTATCAATCCCTGACCCCCGTGCCACAGATGTACCAGATATGGATGCTACAGCTCAAGAGCATTG TTTGTGGCTGTACTTTTCAAACCAAGTATCTTCTGGCATGGAGATGAATATAGCCCGCTTTTATGAACGGCTGATCTCTTCTGACCCTTTAGACAGACCTCATCCTGCCCTGCTGAATGCTATG TTTTTGAGTGTTTGCCAGGCTTCGCCGTTAGAACACATAAGAGCCAGGGAAGAGAGTTTCTTCGAGAAAGGTGATTTTGCCTTGAAAGAGGCAATAAAGGATTCAGCTTCGTTGCCAGGAAATATGTTGGATTTGATGAGAGCTGCGGCTCTAATGGCAGAATGGCTGTGGGGACAAAGTCGAAAAGCAGAG GCTGTACTGATGACAAGTACCGCATGTCG GATCGTCCTCTCTGCCGGCTTTGAGCACATCTCGTCTTCCACCGATCTTGGAGGTCCTCGCCGAGAATTACTCCTTCGCACTCGAAACCCAATATGCCTCCCAGCCAGGGATTACATTGAGATAGCGGACCGTATCTATGCATT CTGGGACGTGATTATGCTGGACTTAGCGGCCTCAATCGCATTTGGGCTTCCTGCCAATATTGACTTGGCACAGATCCGCACGCCACTACCCAGGCCATGGCCAGAATATGGACCT GATCCACCGTCGCCGGACGTGTATGTCTCGGACCTATTTAAGGCGACCATTGCACAAGAAGACCATTATTCTCGAGCTCATTT TGTATATATCATCCAAGCCACAATTCTTCTTTATTACTCCACTTTCCAAAATATCTCTTCTCGCTATCCGTCGTCCTGGCACGAACATCACCTGCCTCCACTCCCTCCACGACGCTTCACCTCCCACTTTgcatcatctccaacaccatcttctttaACAACAGCcaactcttcatcctcgaccTTTGATTTGAATTCCGTTGTAGAACGCTTCGCATCCTCACTACCGAAGGAACTGAAGTCTTTCGAACCTGCAACCTCTGACCCATTGAAAGCCGCCACAGTCTTTATGATG CAAACTATTCTGAGCGCAACGAGAATGTACTTGGCTGACACTAACGATTATGAATCACCCAATGATGCTGCTTTATATCAGGCTCGAAGGATAGTGGATTTGATGAGGATTACAAATGCCAAC GGtgctctccctcccagTTTATCTCTTTTCAT TCTTTGGACTTTGGCTTGTAAAATCCTTATACGGGAAGTCAAACGCCTCACTCAACTGGGGGAAAACATAG CCACGATTCCTCTTGACGCCGATATCGATCAACTTTTTCAAACGTTCTCTGTTGCTGCCCAAAAAGCACCCCTTGT TGCATCGGTATTTCAAGTGCTTCAAATGATTCGTGCCACGCCAGTGAGCGGATTCGAACAATTTTCAccaggagaagaggaatcTCCCACGTCCAGATCCGAATCTACACATGTACAAGCATCAGGAGAGGAGTCTCAAGTACCTTCGGAAGGCAATATCTAG